Proteins from a single region of Pseudomonas sp. BSw22131:
- a CDS encoding NUDIX hydrolase, with translation MKHRATIICRREDQILYVRKPKSKWTLPGGKVENHETPSQAAERELREETGLILGDLAYISSFQGDEVLHHVFEVSVTFIVTPAPNNEIADCRWFTAEELGDIKVNPAARSIVRAFLSNAIP, from the coding sequence ATGAAACACAGAGCGACCATCATTTGTCGCCGTGAGGATCAGATTCTTTACGTGCGCAAACCCAAATCGAAATGGACGCTGCCTGGCGGTAAAGTCGAAAACCACGAAACGCCGTCGCAGGCCGCCGAGCGCGAGTTACGCGAGGAGACGGGATTGATCCTTGGCGACCTGGCTTATATTTCCAGTTTTCAGGGCGATGAAGTCCTGCACCATGTTTTCGAAGTCTCGGTGACGTTCATCGTGACTCCGGCTCCGAACAACGAGATCGCTGATTGCCGCTGGTTCACTGCCGAAGAACTGGGCGATATCAAAGTCAACCCGGCGGCCAGATCAATCGTGAGAGCGTTTTTGAGTAACGCGATTCCCTGA
- a CDS encoding YoaK family protein encodes MLPTPVSRSNDLRFLRARVWRGRIGLGLVASLSVLAGMTDAIGFMATGDFVSFMSGNTTRLAVAISDGDSALIGRLCALVVAFIAGNALGVIVSRFSGRRAFALLLLLAAMLGLSASLPTAWQTAALLIGIIAMGMLNAVVEQVNGLPIGLTYVTGALSRFGRGLGRWLVGERPSGWRVQLVPWTGMFIGAVLGAVLEQRMGLSAMYFSAALAVVIGLVTLKIPRRWQLGYMPR; translated from the coding sequence ATGTTGCCAACTCCCGTTTCGCGCTCCAACGACCTACGTTTTCTTCGCGCACGCGTCTGGCGAGGACGGATCGGACTGGGACTGGTGGCCAGCTTGTCAGTCCTGGCGGGCATGACTGATGCCATCGGCTTTATGGCCACCGGTGATTTCGTCTCTTTTATGAGCGGCAATACGACGCGGCTGGCGGTGGCGATCAGCGACGGGGACAGCGCCTTGATCGGCAGATTGTGTGCATTGGTGGTGGCCTTTATCGCCGGCAACGCGCTGGGCGTTATCGTCAGCCGTTTCAGCGGACGCCGCGCCTTTGCGTTGCTGTTGCTACTCGCGGCAATGCTGGGCCTGTCTGCTTCGTTGCCCACCGCTTGGCAGACGGCCGCATTGCTGATCGGCATCATCGCCATGGGCATGCTCAATGCGGTGGTTGAACAGGTAAATGGGCTGCCCATCGGGCTGACGTACGTCACGGGCGCGCTGTCCCGGTTCGGACGCGGTCTGGGTCGCTGGCTGGTAGGTGAACGCCCCAGCGGTTGGCGGGTTCAATTGGTACCGTGGACCGGGATGTTCATCGGCGCTGTGCTCGGGGCTGTTCTGGAGCAACGCATGGGCTTGAGCGCTATGTACTTCAGTGCGGCGCTGGCGGTCGTCATTGGTTTGGTGACCTTGAAGATCCCTCGCCGCTGGCAACTTGGTTATATGCCCCGTTGA